In one Lolium rigidum isolate FL_2022 chromosome 3, APGP_CSIRO_Lrig_0.1, whole genome shotgun sequence genomic region, the following are encoded:
- the LOC124699064 gene encoding transmembrane protein 205-like, translated as MGWAARFLTAVSFLAAGVLFAPDALLGGSPGRPAAGVAAARLAHLLCFATAWGAALWVTFIGGIVMFKNLPRHQFGNLQGKMFPAYFMLISVCSAISVAAFAYLHPWKTASTIERYQLGFLLAALGFDLSNLLVFTPMTIEMMMKRHKIEKDLGIGSEVGGSRNSDVAKTSPALAAMNKKFGMIHGLSSLANIMAFGSLAMHSWHLASKLKL; from the exons ATGGGGTGGGCGGCGCGGTTCCTGACGGCGGTCTCGTTCCTCGCCGCGGGCGTCCTCTTCGCGCCGGACGCGCTCCTCGGCGGCAGCCCcggccgccccgccgccggcgTTGCGGCGGCCAGGCTCGCCCACCTCCTCTGCTTCGCCACCGCCTGGGGCGCCGCGCTCTGGGTCACCTTCATCGGCGGCATCGTCATGTTCAA GAACTTGCCAAGGCACCAGTTTGGGAATCTACAGGGGAAGATGTTCCCAGCCTACTTCATGTTGATATCAGTGTGCTCAGCCATATCGGTAGCAGCATTTGCATACCTCCACCCATGGAAGACAGCTTCAACTATTGAGCGTTACCAGCTGGGATTCCTTCTTGCGGCCCTTGGTTTTGACCTCTCCAATCTTCTTGTCTTCACCCCCATGACCATCGAG atgatgatgaagaggcacAAGATCGAGAAGGACCTCGGCATCGGCAGCGAGGTGGGTGGTTCGAGGAATTCCGACGTTGCGAAGACGAGTCCCGCGCTTGCGGCGATGAACAAGAAGTTCGGGATGATCCACGGGCTGTCGTCGCTGGCAAACATCATGGCGTTCGGCAGCCTTGCCATGCACTCCTGGCATCTCGCCAGCAAGCTCAAGTTGTGA